A window of the Candidatus Nitrosotalea okcheonensis genome harbors these coding sequences:
- a CDS encoding SDR family oxidoreductase — protein sequence MIKDQVAVVTGASSGIGYATAIAIAKAGAKVAIGARRVDKLEQLKKDIEKIGGECITVSCDVTKRNDCENLVNSALKKWNRVDILVNNAGLMPLSFVKNLKIDEWEQMIDVNIKGVMYCTAAAIPHMITQKSGHIVNISSIAGRVVFPAGSVYCATKFAVWAFSEGLRQELSVRNNIRVTTIEPGIVDTELTNTITDKSLESFVTHSKTIQSLKAEDIANSIIFALQSPPHMNVNEITIRPTTQEK from the coding sequence ATGATAAAAGACCAAGTAGCTGTAGTAACGGGCGCTAGCAGCGGAATAGGATATGCAACTGCCATTGCAATAGCAAAGGCTGGTGCAAAGGTTGCAATTGGTGCCAGAAGGGTTGACAAATTAGAACAGCTAAAAAAAGACATTGAAAAAATTGGAGGAGAATGTATTACTGTATCATGTGATGTAACAAAGCGCAATGATTGTGAAAATTTAGTTAATTCTGCACTAAAAAAATGGAATAGAGTCGATATATTGGTAAATAACGCAGGACTGATGCCCTTGAGTTTTGTAAAAAACCTCAAAATAGACGAATGGGAACAAATGATTGACGTAAACATCAAAGGAGTGATGTACTGTACAGCAGCTGCAATTCCTCACATGATCACACAAAAATCTGGTCATATAGTAAACATTTCATCAATTGCAGGTAGAGTGGTCTTTCCTGCAGGAAGTGTTTACTGTGCAACTAAATTCGCAGTATGGGCTTTTAGCGAGGGACTCAGACAAGAGCTATCTGTCAGAAACAATATTCGAGTTACAACAATAGAGCCTGGAATAGTAGATACTGAACTTACAAATACCATTACCGATAAATCTCTTGAATCGTTTGTGACACATTCAAAAACAATCCAGTCCCTCAAGGCAGAAGATATCGCAAATTCCATAATCTTTGCACTCCAATCTCCACCTCACATGAATGTAAATGAGATTACAATCAGGCCAACTACACAAGAAAAATAG
- a CDS encoding NAD(P)/FAD-dependent oxidoreductase produces the protein MRPINIVILGGGFGGLAAANELRENLTQDTRITVIDKKDWFMMDLVKLWIINGTREFESSKRPLENVTKKGIEFVNEDILKIDPINRSVRTKYRQFHYDYLIIALGVELAPEQIPGLKENSFVLYDINDVPKIRDTLRQVKSGKIVMAITGLPYKCPPAPFEAALLIRSVLEETGASDSVQMDFYSPTPITLPAGGPDVSEKIFQILKSKKIEFHGNHKTIAVEPNKIKFENGETSFDILISIPPHKAPSVVIESGFAEYGKFVAVDKTCKTKYDHVYAIGDVNQIMVTEKIAVPKAGIFAESEGVTVARNIVAQIKNEFESAVFDGKGGCFLETGKGTAGYIQVDMFATPDPLTQLKSSSTEHFAEKEKFEQERLKKWL, from the coding sequence TTGAGACCAATAAACATTGTAATTTTAGGTGGGGGCTTTGGAGGTCTTGCTGCTGCAAATGAACTCCGAGAAAATCTTACACAGGATACAAGAATCACAGTAATTGATAAAAAAGATTGGTTCATGATGGACCTAGTCAAGTTATGGATAATAAATGGAACAAGAGAGTTTGAATCTTCCAAGAGACCGCTGGAAAATGTTACCAAGAAAGGCATTGAATTTGTAAATGAAGATATACTAAAGATAGATCCTATCAACAGATCTGTCCGAACAAAGTACAGGCAATTTCATTATGACTATTTGATAATAGCCCTAGGTGTAGAGCTTGCACCAGAACAAATTCCGGGTTTGAAGGAAAATAGTTTTGTACTTTATGACATTAATGATGTTCCAAAAATCAGAGACACATTAAGGCAGGTCAAGTCCGGCAAGATTGTAATGGCAATCACTGGCCTTCCATACAAATGTCCTCCTGCACCCTTTGAGGCAGCTCTTCTGATACGATCTGTACTCGAGGAAACAGGGGCAAGCGATTCTGTCCAGATGGATTTCTACAGCCCTACTCCAATCACACTTCCTGCAGGAGGTCCGGATGTAAGTGAAAAAATATTTCAAATTCTAAAATCAAAAAAGATAGAGTTTCATGGAAATCACAAAACCATTGCAGTAGAGCCAAACAAAATAAAATTTGAAAATGGGGAGACAAGTTTTGATATTTTAATTTCTATTCCACCTCACAAGGCTCCTTCAGTTGTGATAGAATCTGGTTTTGCAGAATACGGCAAGTTTGTGGCAGTAGACAAAACTTGCAAGACAAAATATGATCATGTCTATGCAATAGGGGATGTAAATCAGATAATGGTGACAGAAAAGATAGCTGTACCAAAGGCAGGAATTTTTGCCGAATCCGAGGGAGTAACTGTTGCAAGAAATATTGTTGCACAAATAAAAAACGAGTTTGAAAGTGCAGTATTTGATGGAAAAGGAGGATGTTTTCTAGAAACTGGCAAGGGAACTGCAGGATATATTCAGGTTGACATGTTTGCAACACCAGATCCTCTGACCCAACTAAAATCTTCATCAACAGAACACTTTGCAGAAAAAGAAAAATTTGAGCAAGAAAGACTGAAAAAATGGCTCTAG
- a CDS encoding GNAT family N-acetyltransferase, whose product MINPDLKPREVITLFVNSGIKRPVNNVVRIKRMIENANLIICARNDTKLVGILRAVTDFSYCCYVSDLAVDKKYQRLGIGKKLLKLAQKTLGKETMILLLSAPEADSFYLHIGMENIQNAWKIARKR is encoded by the coding sequence TTGATAAATCCTGATCTGAAACCGAGGGAAGTAATAACATTATTTGTTAATTCTGGCATTAAGAGACCTGTCAATAATGTTGTAAGAATAAAACGCATGATTGAAAATGCAAATCTGATAATATGTGCAAGAAATGACACAAAGCTAGTTGGAATATTGCGCGCTGTGACTGACTTTAGTTATTGTTGTTATGTATCTGATTTGGCAGTTGATAAAAAATACCAACGCCTTGGAATTGGAAAAAAACTGCTCAAATTAGCGCAAAAAACACTTGGAAAAGAAACCATGATACTTTTGTTATCTGCCCCAGAAGCAGACTCATTTTATTTGCATATTGGGATGGAAAACATACAAAACGCTTGGAAGATTGCTCGCAAAAGATAG
- a CDS encoding helicase C-terminal domain-containing protein, giving the protein MNTVLEHFPDDFKPREIQKEILQGMEQKIKSGYKTIILSAPTGVGKSLIAATLARYYGSSFIVTASKQLQDQYSKDLKFLMPVKGKSNFACLKLMEQESIGKLDTRSAVQKGLTCEKGLCEETIMKNGKKIKEICQFKPKLGEPQDVTKDLCHYYEQKYRALTSPHSIWNYAAYFQLMKFNRKSYSEYVSKPIAIFDEAHKIEDQIIQFIGVDIYNGYLSECGIDAKTYDLGDIGMIVQLLDDLARSYSKQILDLQESKSFMLNPDYALLAKLESRYEKMANSHAEIYSNKNNFVVNDPFNDERGNFRSISVKPLDISKYVKTFFDIENQVFMSATIDKDSFCENTGLDPSKVGFVDTPRSPFPPDKRRINFLNTKKLSYSSSKDDELAVIKKIDELMTQHGTERGLILTSSEKRCFDIKNNLSEKNRRRIRICHSRNENGMTQDEVLHEHSFDEDGVLLSSSLWEGVDLKDDLSRFQIIAKVPYPNLSEKRTKIKMQKFPLWYKSQTLTKLLQGFGRSIRSEEDWAVTYVLDSAASDLLLQSKSMIPKSYQDVLGFPSYESSMKSTM; this is encoded by the coding sequence ATGAATACTGTTCTAGAACACTTTCCAGATGATTTCAAGCCAAGAGAAATACAAAAAGAAATTTTGCAGGGAATGGAGCAAAAGATCAAGTCTGGATACAAGACAATCATTTTGTCTGCACCAACAGGAGTTGGGAAATCTCTCATTGCTGCTACACTTGCAAGATATTATGGTAGTTCTTTCATAGTTACTGCGTCAAAACAATTACAGGACCAGTATTCTAAAGACCTAAAATTTCTCATGCCTGTAAAGGGAAAATCAAATTTTGCTTGCCTTAAACTGATGGAACAAGAATCAATTGGAAAATTAGATACAAGAAGTGCAGTCCAGAAAGGCCTTACTTGTGAGAAAGGCCTTTGTGAAGAGACAATAATGAAGAACGGGAAGAAAATCAAGGAGATTTGTCAGTTCAAGCCAAAACTTGGAGAGCCGCAAGATGTAACCAAGGATTTGTGTCACTATTATGAACAGAAATATCGTGCACTAACTTCGCCCCACTCTATCTGGAACTATGCCGCATATTTTCAATTAATGAAGTTCAACAGAAAGTCCTATTCCGAATATGTCTCAAAACCAATAGCAATTTTTGACGAGGCACATAAGATAGAAGACCAGATAATCCAGTTCATAGGTGTAGACATCTACAATGGATATCTATCTGAATGTGGCATTGATGCAAAGACATACGATCTTGGAGATATTGGTATGATAGTTCAATTGCTTGATGACTTGGCACGATCATATTCAAAGCAGATACTTGATTTGCAGGAAAGCAAGTCATTTATGCTAAACCCTGACTACGCCTTGCTTGCAAAACTAGAATCAAGATATGAAAAGATGGCTAATTCCCATGCAGAGATATATTCAAACAAGAATAATTTTGTGGTAAATGATCCATTTAATGATGAACGAGGAAATTTCAGATCAATTTCTGTAAAGCCACTTGACATTTCAAAGTATGTTAAGACATTCTTTGACATTGAAAATCAGGTTTTCATGTCTGCTACTATAGACAAGGATAGTTTTTGCGAAAATACGGGACTTGATCCATCAAAAGTCGGATTTGTTGATACCCCAAGATCTCCATTTCCACCTGATAAGAGAAGAATCAATTTTCTTAATACAAAAAAACTGAGCTATTCTTCAAGTAAGGATGATGAGCTTGCTGTAATAAAAAAAATTGATGAATTAATGACACAGCATGGTACAGAGAGGGGTTTGATACTTACTTCCTCAGAGAAAAGATGTTTTGACATAAAAAATAATCTCTCTGAAAAAAATAGACGGCGAATCAGAATATGCCATAGCAGGAATGAAAACGGTATGACACAAGACGAGGTATTACATGAACATTCTTTTGATGAAGATGGTGTATTGCTGTCATCATCATTATGGGAAGGAGTTGACTTGAAAGATGACTTGTCAAGATTTCAGATAATAGCAAAGGTACCATATCCAAACCTTAGCGAGAAACGAACCAAGATCAAGATGCAAAAGTTTCCTTTATGGTACAAATCACAGACACTTACAAAGCTATTGCAGGGTTTTGGTAGATCAATCAGAAGTGAGGAGGATTGGGCTGTTACATATGTTCTTGATTCTGCCGCAAGTGATCTCTTGCTTCAATCAAAATCAATGATTCCAAAATCATACCAAGATGTACTGGGATTTCCAAGCTATGAATCAAGCATGAAGTCTACCATGTAA
- a CDS encoding DNA-3-methyladenine glycosylase family protein, translated as MTIDDAITFLQKDQAMAPVIDMIGEYKLKKRNHHFSVLVESIISQQLATSAADAIFKRFKRLYPKFPTASEILATRKSTLRQVGLSSMKIEYLKDLAKHVDDGKLNMQSISRMNDEDVISHLTQVKGIGRWTAEMFLIFSLGRQDIFPVGDLALRKGIQILFSLPEIPKQIETEKLGQRWKPYRTVATWYIWKSLRQFNKI; from the coding sequence ATGACAATTGATGATGCAATAACATTTCTTCAAAAAGACCAGGCAATGGCCCCAGTCATAGATATGATTGGGGAATACAAACTAAAGAAAAGAAATCACCATTTTTCTGTACTTGTTGAATCAATAATTTCTCAACAGCTTGCAACCAGCGCGGCAGATGCAATTTTTAAGAGATTCAAGAGATTATACCCAAAATTTCCAACTGCCTCTGAGATTCTTGCCACTAGGAAATCCACACTTCGCCAAGTTGGGCTATCTAGCATGAAAATTGAGTATCTGAAAGACTTGGCAAAACATGTGGATGATGGAAAATTGAATATGCAATCGATTTCAAGGATGAATGATGAGGATGTGATATCCCACCTAACTCAGGTCAAGGGAATAGGAAGGTGGACAGCAGAGATGTTTCTCATTTTTTCTCTTGGAAGGCAAGACATTTTTCCTGTTGGTGACCTTGCTTTGAGAAAAGGGATACAGATATTGTTTTCGTTACCTGAAATTCCAAAACAAATAGAAACTGAAAAACTTGGTCAGAGGTGGAAACCATACAGAACTGTAGCTACATGGTATATTTGGAAGAGCCTGCGACAATTCAACAAGATTTAA
- a CDS encoding cation diffusion facilitator family transporter has translation MSLHDIKTNALKISLGVILSAFVVEFLIGILSNSLALVTDSIHAILDSIVTMVLLVAAKWSTKPPDREHTYGHGKIETMGSFVAGIIILVISLFFVYESISRFQEPKPLVLPGILAVIAAMYTLGSIFFRITILRRALKKTDGSSLQIDLYHALTDMGATSVALVGIVLVIMGFYQGDNIAALILGGLLAALSLKLIHKSGLELTDAVPANMVKRVHDIVNNTKGVMRTESVQIRRSGSDIFTEITISLSAASSFEEAHKISANVEKNIKNAIANSNVTIHFEPTWKDVPANYVINTVATSVKGVKEIHNVTSFSAENGIFISLHVMVDRNMSLEDAHHVSDEIESQIKKSVANVNHITIHLEPYVSIPESVPVEDITIEEQVTNIIREYTKVKKIGRVITLHLQDIFKVDIDCSFEKNLTIEEVHDIVSDIESKIKDQIKNAIVTIHPEPN, from the coding sequence TTGAGCTTGCATGACATCAAGACAAATGCATTAAAAATTTCGCTTGGAGTGATACTTTCTGCCTTTGTAGTAGAATTTTTGATCGGAATTTTGTCTAACAGTCTTGCCCTTGTTACAGATAGTATCCATGCTATACTAGATTCCATTGTAACTATGGTTTTGCTTGTTGCTGCAAAATGGTCTACCAAGCCGCCGGACAGAGAACACACCTATGGTCATGGAAAGATTGAGACGATGGGCAGTTTTGTAGCAGGGATCATAATTCTTGTAATTTCATTGTTTTTTGTTTATGAATCGATATCAAGATTCCAGGAACCAAAACCCCTAGTTTTGCCTGGAATTCTTGCAGTAATTGCGGCAATGTATACGCTAGGGTCAATCTTTTTCAGGATTACTATATTGAGAAGAGCACTCAAAAAAACAGATGGTTCCTCACTTCAGATAGACCTGTACCATGCCCTCACGGACATGGGTGCAACCTCTGTTGCACTTGTAGGGATTGTGCTTGTCATAATGGGATTCTACCAAGGTGATAACATTGCAGCATTGATTCTTGGAGGCTTGCTTGCTGCACTGAGCTTGAAATTGATCCACAAAAGTGGTCTTGAGTTAACTGACGCAGTTCCTGCAAACATGGTCAAAAGAGTACACGATATAGTAAACAATACCAAAGGAGTAATGAGGACAGAGTCTGTACAAATACGCAGATCAGGTAGTGACATCTTTACTGAAATTACAATATCATTGAGTGCTGCCTCAAGTTTTGAGGAAGCCCATAAGATTAGTGCTAATGTGGAAAAAAACATCAAAAATGCAATTGCAAATTCAAATGTCACTATTCACTTTGAACCAACATGGAAAGATGTTCCAGCAAACTATGTCATAAATACAGTTGCAACTTCAGTCAAAGGAGTAAAGGAAATCCATAATGTAACCTCATTTTCTGCAGAGAATGGCATCTTCATTAGCTTGCATGTAATGGTTGATAGAAACATGTCACTTGAAGATGCTCATCACGTATCAGATGAAATAGAATCTCAAATAAAAAAATCTGTTGCAAATGTCAATCACATTACTATTCATCTTGAACCATATGTTTCAATTCCTGAGAGCGTTCCAGTAGAGGACATAACGATAGAAGAACAAGTTACCAATATCATAAGAGAATACACTAAGGTAAAAAAAATTGGCCGGGTGATAACATTACATCTACAAGATATCTTCAAAGTGGACATTGATTGCTCATTTGAAAAAAATCTTACAATAGAAGAAGTTCACGATATTGTCTCAGATATAGAAAGCAAGATTAAAGATCAGATAAAAAATGCCATAGTTACCATACATCCAGAGCCAAACTAG
- a CDS encoding RIO1 family regulatory kinase/ATPase, whose amino-acid sequence MNSSLVPTSKLVKEPYSLILGYPKATKSEITKRLTELKKLGITGVMFEGETILNNIHVLGKGYVGVVVLSRLGKKNVALKIRRIDSSRQEMQSEAKLLEIANMANIGPKMIDSSRNFLVMEYVEGKKITDWVQDLKGRGRAAALRSVVRQVLEDCHTLDKIHLDHGELSYIHKHVIVGKLPCLIDFESSSTNRRTSNVTSATQSIFIGSVLSSMVKNIIKIPSKRKMIGPLKKYKHDQTRENFDEILKMLGLDKN is encoded by the coding sequence ATGAACTCATCTTTGGTTCCAACAAGTAAGCTTGTCAAAGAACCATACTCTCTGATATTAGGATATCCAAAGGCAACAAAGAGTGAGATTACAAAAAGGCTAACCGAGCTTAAAAAACTTGGAATTACAGGAGTTATGTTTGAGGGGGAGACAATTTTGAACAACATTCATGTACTTGGTAAGGGCTATGTGGGAGTTGTTGTATTGTCAAGGCTTGGCAAAAAAAATGTAGCCCTCAAGATTCGTAGAATAGATTCTAGCAGACAAGAGATGCAAAGTGAGGCAAAACTTCTCGAGATTGCAAATATGGCAAATATAGGCCCAAAGATGATAGACAGTAGCAGAAATTTTTTGGTAATGGAATATGTTGAGGGTAAAAAAATAACTGATTGGGTACAAGATTTAAAGGGCAGGGGAAGAGCTGCTGCACTCAGATCTGTTGTAAGACAAGTCTTGGAAGATTGTCACACTTTGGATAAGATACATCTTGATCATGGAGAGCTTAGCTATATACACAAGCATGTAATTGTGGGAAAACTTCCATGCTTGATTGATTTTGAAAGCTCCAGTACAAACAGAAGAACTTCTAATGTTACATCTGCCACCCAATCAATATTCATAGGCTCTGTACTTTCAAGCATGGTCAAAAATATAATCAAGATACCAAGCAAGAGAAAAATGATAGGTCCACTCAAAAAATACAAACATGATCAAACAAGAGAAAACTTCGATGAAATACTGAAGATGTTGGGGTTGGACAAGAATTGA
- the cca gene encoding CCA tRNA nucleotidyltransferase, whose amino-acid sequence MRNVLEQARKISIPTRQEEEKIGILAENLLTLVKKEIVKYPEITSVELGGSYAKGTWLKGNLDLDIFVKMKKETDEKRFEEIGRKIGFESMKKFHPYVRYSEHPYVEAVVQDTKVNVVPCYDVEKGQWKSAADRSSFHTKFILEKLDAEGKNEVRLLKKFLGGVGIYGAEIAIEGFGGYVSEVLIYHYGSFMKMLEAAANFSQGQTIGNPTKKFETSLVLIDPIDSNRNLGTAISAQNFGKFILAARAYLKKPSLEFFNSKKLLPKTKSLKNVLVVKFNYKHRSPDIIWGQVKRGASALSGQLELGGFQVLRKSATTDEKSEAAMLFLLQSTIIEKFMVKNGPEVFRKPESENFILRNSKNEITWVDDQGRILSLQQREFHDVKKFLHSLLKRNLSKAGIPSGIISDMKRGFVISGGHQVTSKSIKKALAELTSTNELIFGSNK is encoded by the coding sequence ATGAGAAACGTTTTGGAACAGGCAAGAAAAATATCAATTCCCACAAGACAGGAAGAGGAAAAAATAGGCATACTTGCAGAAAATCTCCTCACCTTGGTAAAAAAAGAAATTGTGAAATATCCAGAGATTACATCTGTTGAGCTTGGCGGGTCTTATGCAAAGGGAACATGGCTCAAGGGCAATCTGGACCTTGACATTTTTGTCAAGATGAAAAAAGAGACGGACGAAAAGCGATTTGAGGAGATTGGTAGAAAGATCGGTTTTGAATCCATGAAAAAATTTCATCCGTATGTTAGATATTCGGAACATCCATACGTTGAGGCAGTAGTTCAAGATACCAAGGTAAACGTTGTTCCATGCTATGACGTAGAAAAAGGCCAGTGGAAGAGTGCAGCTGACAGGTCATCATTTCATACCAAATTCATACTTGAAAAATTAGATGCAGAGGGAAAAAATGAGGTAAGGCTACTCAAAAAATTTCTCGGTGGAGTTGGCATCTACGGTGCAGAGATAGCAATAGAAGGATTTGGAGGATATGTTTCTGAGGTTTTAATTTACCATTATGGAAGCTTTATGAAAATGTTAGAGGCTGCGGCAAACTTTTCCCAAGGACAAACAATAGGAAATCCCACAAAAAAGTTTGAGACATCATTGGTGTTAATAGATCCCATAGATAGCAACAGAAACCTTGGCACCGCAATCTCTGCTCAAAATTTTGGCAAGTTCATACTTGCGGCAAGGGCTTACCTCAAAAAGCCATCACTTGAATTTTTCAATAGCAAAAAATTGTTGCCAAAGACAAAGAGCCTAAAAAATGTTCTAGTTGTCAAGTTCAATTACAAACACAGAAGCCCTGACATAATTTGGGGTCAGGTAAAAAGGGGAGCATCCGCACTTTCTGGCCAACTTGAGCTTGGTGGATTTCAGGTATTACGCAAGAGTGCTACAACCGATGAAAAATCAGAGGCTGCCATGCTTTTCCTTCTACAATCTACAATAATTGAAAAATTCATGGTTAAAAATGGTCCAGAGGTATTTAGAAAACCAGAATCAGAGAACTTTATTTTACGAAATTCCAAGAACGAGATAACCTGGGTTGATGATCAAGGAAGAATCCTATCACTGCAACAAAGAGAATTTCATGATGTCAAAAAATTCCTGCACTCACTTTTGAAGAGAAACCTATCAAAAGCAGGCATTCCAAGCGGTATAATATCTGACATGAAACGTGGCTTTGTGATATCTGGAGGTCATCAGGTGACAAGCAAATCCATTAAAAAGGCTCTGGCCGAGTTAACCTCTACCAATGAACTCATCTTTGGTTCCAACAAGTAA
- the thpR gene encoding RNA 2',3'-cyclic phosphodiesterase has protein sequence MRAFVAIEIQDESILDAIAKIQSEFKISATPVSKKNMHFTLLFLGEITEDTASSVKKALSTISFKKIDVNFTHVGAFPNPRSPRVIWIGVDDTSSKHLVDLASQVEKKLEPLGFRPDKPFKPHLTIFRIKNKVGDILGIMEKFKKVDLGKYNMTELKFKQSILTPSGPIYSDLQVILAQ, from the coding sequence ATGCGCGCCTTTGTTGCAATAGAGATTCAGGATGAGAGTATACTTGACGCAATTGCCAAGATTCAATCTGAATTTAAGATAAGTGCAACGCCAGTAAGCAAAAAAAATATGCACTTTACATTGCTTTTCTTGGGGGAAATAACTGAAGATACTGCGTCAAGCGTAAAAAAAGCATTGAGCACAATTTCATTCAAGAAAATAGATGTAAATTTTACACATGTGGGTGCGTTTCCAAACCCAAGATCTCCACGAGTTATCTGGATTGGTGTAGATGACACATCATCAAAACATCTAGTAGATCTTGCATCTCAGGTAGAAAAAAAACTAGAGCCCCTTGGATTTAGGCCAGACAAGCCTTTCAAACCACACCTGACAATATTTAGGATAAAGAACAAGGTTGGGGATATCTTAGGCATCATGGAAAAATTCAAGAAAGTTGATCTGGGAAAATATAACATGACAGAATTAAAGTTCAAGCAAAGCATCTTAACCCCTAGTGGACCAATTTACTCTGATTTACAGGTGATTTTAGCTCAATGA
- a CDS encoding transposase: protein MQKGNGQGTKYRGKMNSWSFYELQRQIEYKARWLGLPVNYVKAGGTSTKCAICGSKLVPEEHRKMFCSICKTSVDRDINAARNILLRGTKVVPDGITSEAVMAESGIISEIFPIIRRVDVIKSIVETKISTT from the coding sequence ATACAAAAAGGGAATGGTCAAGGAACAAAATATAGAGGAAAGATGAACTCTTGGTCATTCTATGAACTGCAACGACAAATTGAGTACAAAGCAAGATGGCTTGGTTTGCCGGTAAATTATGTAAAAGCAGGTGGAACAAGTACAAAGTGTGCAATATGTGGGTCAAAGCTAGTACCCGAAGAGCACCGAAAGATGTTTTGTTCAATCTGCAAGACAAGTGTTGATAGAGATATCAACGCTGCTCGTAACATCTTGCTTAGAGGCACCAAGGTTGTGCCAGACGGGATCACAAGTGAAGCGGTGATGGCGGAATCTGGAATAATTTCTGAAATTTTTCCAATAATACGTCGAGTCGATGTGATCAAATCAATTGTTGAAACAAAAATCTCAACAACTTGA
- a CDS encoding AAA family ATPase, translated as MKLIICLTGMPGAGKTTIAEGLKSKGFDKITMGDAVREEATRRKIDPTGANLGKIMIELREKNGQGAVAELIKDVIQNSKSDVILVDGVRSLAEVNVLKKIGTVKVLAIHASGDTRYKFLTGRGRSDAPSDREDFTKRDSREIGVGMSESIALADETISNNNMTIQELVDTAYRVIKGWMN; from the coding sequence GTGAAACTAATCATATGTCTTACAGGAATGCCCGGAGCTGGAAAAACCACAATAGCTGAGGGCTTGAAATCAAAAGGCTTTGATAAAATTACAATGGGCGATGCTGTAAGGGAAGAAGCTACGAGAAGAAAGATAGATCCTACGGGGGCTAATCTCGGTAAAATCATGATTGAACTGCGAGAAAAAAATGGTCAAGGCGCAGTGGCTGAACTCATAAAAGACGTAATCCAAAATTCCAAGTCTGATGTTATACTTGTAGATGGGGTGAGATCGCTTGCAGAGGTAAATGTCTTGAAAAAAATCGGCACTGTCAAAGTTCTTGCAATTCATGCATCTGGCGATACAAGATACAAGTTTCTAACAGGGAGGGGAAGATCCGATGCTCCATCTGACCGTGAAGACTTTACAAAAAGGGATTCAAGAGAAATTGGGGTAGGCATGAGCGAATCAATTGCACTTGCAGATGAAACAATCTCAAATAACAATATGACAATTCAAGAACTTGTTGATACTGCATATCGAGTAATCAAAGGTTGGATGAATTGA
- a CDS encoding RNA-binding domain-containing protein, with translation MKIPNVVCKIEVYAAVNPSEDPDKVRLAVSHVILETDYQYKEGSIKATSNQLNSLVKIQETIKKHRTNKIYRRQMRFNTKGDTTWFYLNKQAAFVDVIAACEEAEESAMGPIKVILHSKDLDKVVDWLAPEMTE, from the coding sequence TTGAAGATTCCAAATGTTGTCTGCAAGATCGAAGTCTATGCTGCAGTAAATCCATCTGAAGATCCAGACAAAGTCAGGCTTGCCGTATCTCATGTCATACTGGAAACAGATTACCAGTACAAGGAAGGGAGTATCAAGGCAACCTCAAACCAGTTGAACTCGCTTGTAAAAATTCAGGAGACAATCAAGAAGCATCGAACCAACAAAATCTACCGAAGACAGATGCGATTTAATACCAAAGGAGATACTACTTGGTTTTACCTCAACAAGCAGGCAGCCTTTGTGGATGTCATTGCAGCATGCGAGGAGGCAGAAGAATCTGCTATGGGTCCAATCAAGGTAATACTTCATTCCAAAGACCTTGATAAGGTAGTAGACTGGCTTGCTCCTGAGATGACAGAATAA